In Sporosarcina psychrophila, a genomic segment contains:
- the nhaC gene encoding Na+/H+ antiporter NhaC has translation MDQQNERKIGFWMALLPLVVMIVVMIFTVVKLEQGPHIPLIIGTSTAAIVAWRAGFTWKEIEEMMYKGIRLALPAVVIIILVGLTIGAWMGGGIVATMIYYGLQIITPAWFLVTICLICSIVSLAIGSSWSTMGTIGVAGMGIGLSMGIPAGMIAGAIISGAYFGDKMSPLSDTTNLAAGLTGTDLFDHIKHMFYTTIPGLAIALGVYAFLGNRFAANNIEVEEIAQTAQVLKESFVISPWLMLVPLAVVVLVAVKVPAIPALVIGIVLGFLSQIFVQGGTLIAGIEALQSGFTIATGNVMVDALFNGGGLDSMMFTVSMTIVAMTFGGILEFSGMLMSLMNQLLKVVKSSASLIISTIGACFLTNASCSEQYISIVVPSRMFSKAYQNMGLHSKNLSRALEDGGTLTSVFIPWNTCGVFIFGTLGVSVVQYGPYAILNLVVPLISIIYALTGFSIVKLTEQEKEKLAVDELKKEKVNEEVNLA, from the coding sequence ATGGATCAACAAAATGAGAGAAAAATCGGTTTTTGGATGGCGTTACTTCCTTTAGTCGTAATGATTGTTGTCATGATATTTACGGTTGTTAAATTAGAACAAGGTCCTCATATTCCATTGATAATTGGAACATCGACTGCAGCTATTGTAGCTTGGCGAGCTGGATTTACTTGGAAGGAAATTGAGGAAATGATGTATAAAGGTATTCGATTGGCTCTTCCGGCTGTCGTTATCATTATTTTGGTAGGGCTGACAATTGGAGCGTGGATGGGCGGCGGAATTGTTGCAACGATGATTTACTATGGTTTGCAAATCATTACACCAGCTTGGTTTCTCGTAACAATTTGTCTTATTTGTTCAATTGTATCTTTGGCAATTGGTAGCTCATGGTCGACAATGGGAACAATCGGCGTAGCGGGAATGGGAATCGGTTTAAGTATGGGGATTCCAGCAGGTATGATTGCAGGAGCAATTATATCAGGAGCCTACTTTGGGGATAAAATGTCACCGCTTTCAGATACTACGAATTTAGCAGCAGGGTTAACAGGGACGGATTTGTTTGATCATATCAAGCATATGTTTTACACGACGATTCCTGGCTTAGCAATTGCTCTTGGCGTCTATGCCTTTTTAGGAAATCGTTTTGCAGCAAACAATATTGAAGTAGAAGAAATTGCGCAAACAGCACAAGTGTTAAAAGAAAGCTTTGTCATTTCACCGTGGTTGATGCTTGTACCATTGGCCGTTGTTGTACTTGTTGCTGTAAAAGTACCTGCTATACCTGCTCTTGTAATAGGAATTGTGCTTGGTTTCCTATCACAAATTTTTGTACAGGGCGGTACGCTTATTGCAGGCATTGAGGCTTTGCAAAGCGGATTCACAATTGCCACAGGGAATGTAATGGTAGATGCTTTGTTTAACGGTGGCGGATTGGATTCGATGATGTTTACGGTATCTATGACTATTGTCGCCATGACATTTGGCGGGATTCTAGAGTTTTCGGGCATGCTTATGTCATTAATGAATCAACTGCTTAAAGTTGTTAAATCTTCCGCGTCGTTAATTATCTCGACAATCGGAGCTTGTTTCTTAACAAACGCATCTTGTTCAGAGCAATATATCTCTATCGTCGTTCCATCACGGATGTTCAGTAAAGCGTATCAGAATATGGGCTTGCATTCGAAAAACTTATCACGTGCACTTGAAGACGGTGGAACGCTGACTTCGGTTTTCATCCCATGGAATACATGCGGTGTATTCATTTTTGGAACATTGGGAGTAAGTGTTGTACAATACGGTCCATATGCCATATTGAATTTAGTTGTTCCTTTGATATCCATTATTTATGCATTAACAGGCTTTTCGATTGTGAAGTTGACTGAACAAGAAAAGGAAAAACTTGCAGTAGATGAATTAAAAAAAGAAAAAGTAAACGAAGAGGTAAATTTGGCTTAA
- a CDS encoding HTH domain-containing protein, whose amino-acid sequence MKIKIAVIGSTDFCQRTEQLVNKRKDIELNWYRYAEPSEAPSLLQTLKPCDALLFSGSLPYFYSKKQLDNLPIPAIYLQQDETAVAITLLHLSAQNQQDLSRVSIDVREQSYIEHVLNDLGRSVELPFVHLLKDDEKITTITSYHQTLSLQGKTDMAITSVHAVFEQLQQQNIPACKMIDPESTILRSIEQAKQQALLQKSNSAQIAVGIVKSISSRQNVETSIAKMASIMQARWSVHDGDFTLYTSMGNIESAIKNKEFLSTFQSLATKAKMAFGCGESIIDATENANFALNLIQLSDGHCFYMLDTNKRLHGPFPQSEVTVEMKITEPALVEMAEKTKLSPANISKLMQYSLMRQTKQFTANDLALYLDVSRRTAERTLKKLVDYKYATIIGEEMTYRQGRPRALYEFNFHPYF is encoded by the coding sequence GTGAAGATTAAAATCGCAGTTATCGGGTCAACTGATTTTTGCCAACGTACAGAACAACTTGTCAACAAACGAAAAGATATTGAACTTAACTGGTATCGCTACGCTGAACCCAGTGAGGCACCGAGTTTACTGCAGACACTTAAACCGTGTGATGCCCTTTTGTTTTCAGGTTCCCTGCCTTACTTTTATTCCAAGAAACAACTTGATAACCTACCTATCCCAGCCATTTACCTGCAACAAGATGAAACGGCAGTTGCCATTACATTGCTTCATTTATCTGCACAGAACCAGCAGGATTTGAGTCGCGTATCCATCGACGTACGTGAGCAATCCTATATTGAACACGTACTCAATGATTTAGGTCGAAGTGTGGAGTTGCCTTTTGTTCACTTGCTAAAAGATGATGAAAAAATCACTACCATAACGTCCTATCATCAAACTCTTTCTTTACAAGGTAAAACAGATATGGCGATTACAAGTGTCCATGCTGTTTTCGAACAGCTACAGCAGCAAAACATTCCTGCATGTAAGATGATTGACCCTGAAAGTACGATTCTTCGGAGTATTGAACAGGCAAAACAGCAAGCATTGTTACAAAAAAGTAACTCCGCACAGATCGCCGTCGGAATTGTAAAATCAATTTCTTCGCGACAAAACGTAGAGACATCTATTGCGAAAATGGCGTCCATCATGCAGGCTCGTTGGAGTGTACATGACGGTGATTTCACCCTGTACACTTCAATGGGAAACATCGAATCCGCTATAAAAAACAAGGAATTTCTTTCTACGTTCCAATCACTTGCTACCAAAGCGAAAATGGCATTCGGCTGTGGCGAATCAATCATTGATGCAACTGAAAACGCGAATTTCGCACTCAATCTTATACAACTAAGTGATGGTCATTGTTTTTATATGTTAGATACAAACAAAAGATTGCATGGTCCGTTTCCACAATCGGAAGTAACCGTTGAGATGAAAATCACTGAGCCTGCACTTGTGGAGATGGCCGAAAAAACCAAGCTCAGTCCAGCAAATATCTCTAAATTGATGCAATATAGTCTGATGCGTCAAACGAAACAATTTACTGCAAATGATTTGGCATTATATTTAGATGTCTCACGAAGAACCGCAGAACGTACATTAAAAAAACTCGTCGACTATAAGTATGCGACGATCATTGGTGAAGAAATGACATACAGGCAAGGAAGACCTCGCGCTTTATATGAATTTAACTTTCACCCTTATTTTTAA
- a CDS encoding mandelate racemase/muconate lactonizing enzyme family protein, producing MKIAEIEIYAIHLPLYEPFIISYATYDYMPSIIVKITTDTGLVGYGEGVADEHVTGESWKGTFEILKNTLAPKLIGENPMNMERIHELMDAEIYGVPTAKAAIDIACYDVAGKALGVPVYNLLGGRYHEEFPITHVLSIAAPEAMANEAEERVAAGYRSMKMKVGTNVADDVLRIQAVRERVGEDIAIRVDVNQGWVNSANTLQGLQKLQDCSLDWLEQPVRADDIDGMVEVKSKSSTPMMIDEGLRGVRDMREIIAKRAADKVNIKLMKCGGIYPATKLAHMAEMAGIECQIGSMVESSIGSAAGFHVAFSKKIITSVELTGPLKFSKDVGNLHYDVPFIRLSGKPGLGIDIDEQVLQELTVFSEKVSG from the coding sequence ATGAAAATAGCTGAAATTGAAATTTATGCGATTCACCTACCACTTTATGAACCCTTTATTATTAGTTACGCTACTTATGATTATATGCCATCCATCATTGTCAAAATCACAACGGATACCGGTTTAGTCGGCTATGGAGAAGGTGTTGCCGATGAACATGTAACGGGTGAGAGTTGGAAAGGTACTTTTGAAATCTTGAAAAATACCCTGGCACCGAAGTTAATAGGTGAAAATCCTATGAATATGGAGCGAATTCATGAACTGATGGATGCTGAAATTTACGGAGTACCAACAGCAAAAGCTGCAATTGACATAGCATGCTATGATGTTGCAGGAAAAGCACTTGGTGTCCCTGTCTATAATCTTCTTGGAGGAAGATACCACGAAGAGTTTCCGATTACGCATGTGTTAAGCATCGCAGCTCCGGAAGCAATGGCGAATGAAGCAGAAGAACGTGTAGCCGCTGGATACCGTTCGATGAAAATGAAAGTCGGCACCAATGTAGCGGACGATGTATTACGCATTCAAGCGGTACGTGAGCGTGTAGGCGAGGATATTGCGATTCGTGTCGATGTTAACCAAGGTTGGGTAAATAGCGCCAATACATTACAAGGTCTTCAAAAGCTGCAGGACTGTTCGCTCGATTGGTTGGAGCAGCCCGTGCGAGCTGATGATATAGATGGTATGGTCGAGGTGAAATCTAAGTCTTCTACTCCAATGATGATTGATGAAGGTTTACGTGGCGTGCGTGACATGAGAGAAATCATCGCGAAGCGTGCTGCTGATAAAGTGAACATTAAATTGATGAAATGTGGCGGGATTTATCCAGCAACAAAGCTTGCCCATATGGCCGAAATGGCGGGGATTGAGTGTCAGATTGGTTCGATGGTGGAGTCATCTATCGGATCAGCAGCAGGATTCCACGTTGCATTCTCGAAAAAAATAATTACAAGTGTGGAATTAACAGGACCGCTTAAGTTCAGCAAAGACGTTGGAAATTTACATTATGACGTTCCATTTATCCGTTTGAGTGGCAAGCCGGGATTAGGAATCGACATTGATGAGCAAGTGTTGCAGGAACTGACTGTGTTCTCAGAGAAGGTAAGCGGATGA
- a CDS encoding methyl-accepting chemotaxis protein — protein MKFSVGKKLWSGFLSVLVFMIIVGAMGFWSLTKVNSEYRSILDEQVTKVVLFEKLLSAQYATSTDFRGYLLFGNELFLKNKEKSIETFDLYWGILDKLPQTDAERVLFNELKDSRVNYVETLESAISELNNSSEEKALSIASDASVFEDIIVTEINDQINDQNAKTDEINLEIEKLIKQTRILTVGLIALAILLSIAIAVVISRSIARPVGKMTAALTEIADGNLAIEPVIIRNKDEIGEMATAFNSMSKDLRAIITNANESAVQLAVQAEELSASSEESLAASEMVAEISEKNLFGSESQVAIVNETVLAMGEVVTSINRITEDNEAMLLSSEDVAQLVEEGASLMEDVNGQMTVISSAIGQSAEIMNGMANYSEEIRRVTSLITDIAEQTNLLALNAAIEAARAGEHGKGFAVVAEEVRKLAEQSKRSAGEIGDMIDRMIGNVAQAVSSTEDGSRRVEEGLVVTERTRSVFNRIEQAASDVGEKVTAVSAAIEQIRTMTDEVSSGSSKVQELAMESSAAAQSTSAATEQQLAANEEISSSAQVLAELSEKLQNDMGQFKV, from the coding sequence ATGAAATTTTCAGTTGGTAAAAAATTATGGAGCGGGTTCTTATCTGTTCTTGTCTTTATGATAATAGTGGGGGCAATGGGTTTTTGGTCGCTAACTAAAGTGAATAGTGAGTACCGATCTATCCTAGACGAACAGGTAACAAAAGTGGTGTTGTTTGAAAAACTATTATCTGCACAGTATGCAACTTCGACCGATTTTCGGGGCTACTTATTGTTTGGAAATGAATTGTTTTTAAAGAATAAAGAAAAGTCAATCGAAACATTTGATTTGTACTGGGGAATCCTAGACAAATTGCCACAGACAGACGCCGAACGTGTGTTATTTAACGAACTAAAAGACTCACGTGTAAATTATGTAGAAACTTTAGAGTCGGCCATTAGTGAACTTAATAATTCCAGTGAAGAAAAGGCGCTCAGTATTGCATCTGATGCATCTGTCTTTGAGGATATAATTGTAACGGAAATCAATGACCAAATTAATGATCAAAATGCAAAGACGGACGAAATAAATCTAGAAATTGAAAAACTTATTAAGCAAACACGTATTTTGACAGTGGGGCTGATTGCCTTAGCGATTCTGTTAAGTATTGCTATTGCTGTTGTGATCAGCCGTAGTATTGCACGTCCAGTCGGGAAAATGACAGCAGCGTTAACAGAAATTGCGGATGGTAACTTAGCAATAGAACCGGTTATAATTCGCAATAAAGATGAGATAGGTGAGATGGCGACGGCATTTAACAGTATGAGCAAAGACCTTCGCGCTATCATTACGAATGCAAATGAATCTGCAGTTCAGCTTGCCGTCCAGGCGGAAGAATTATCTGCGAGTTCGGAAGAGAGTTTAGCAGCATCTGAAATGGTTGCCGAAATTTCGGAGAAAAACTTATTCGGAAGCGAATCGCAAGTTGCGATTGTAAATGAGACGGTTTTAGCTATGGGAGAAGTGGTAACAAGCATCAACCGAATTACGGAAGATAATGAAGCAATGCTTCTGTCATCTGAAGACGTTGCCCAATTGGTCGAAGAGGGAGCATCCCTTATGGAAGATGTTAACGGCCAAATGACGGTCATTAGTTCAGCAATTGGACAGTCGGCTGAGATAATGAATGGCATGGCTAATTATTCGGAAGAAATCCGGAGAGTAACGTCACTCATTACTGATATTGCTGAGCAGACCAATTTGCTGGCGCTCAATGCGGCGATTGAAGCAGCCCGTGCTGGCGAGCATGGAAAAGGCTTCGCGGTTGTTGCAGAAGAAGTGCGAAAACTTGCTGAACAGTCGAAACGATCCGCTGGAGAAATCGGTGATATGATTGATAGAATGATTGGCAACGTCGCACAGGCTGTTTCCAGCACGGAAGATGGAAGTCGCCGCGTTGAAGAGGGGCTTGTTGTGACGGAACGTACACGCAGTGTATTTAACCGGATTGAACAGGCGGCTAGTGACGTCGGTGAAAAAGTGACAGCTGTTTCCGCCGCAATCGAACAGATTCGTACAATGACGGATGAAGTATCTAGTGGTTCTTCAAAAGTGCAGGAGCTTGCCATGGAATCATCTGCTGCAGCTCAGTCGACAAGCGCAGCGACAGAACAACAGCTTGCTGCAAATGAAGAGATTTCTTCAAGTGCGCAAGTGCTTGCGGAGCTTTCGGAAAAACTGCAAAATGATATGGGACAATTTAAAGTCTAA
- a CDS encoding DUF5342 family protein, whose translation MVNQFQIKKALFQNHINERFSFSLNYQGNDFQGIYHEGVINWFNPHPLNKIESQQLGKIESSVTNKMNRLLVSS comes from the coding sequence ATGGTCAATCAATTTCAAATTAAAAAAGCGTTATTCCAGAACCACATTAATGAACGGTTTTCATTTTCATTAAACTACCAAGGTAATGATTTTCAAGGCATTTATCACGAGGGCGTAATTAACTGGTTCAATCCACACCCACTAAACAAAATTGAGTCACAACAATTAGGGAAAATCGAATCCAGTGTAACTAATAAAATGAACAGGCTTCTTGTCTCCAGCTAA
- the helD gene encoding RNA polymerase recycling motor HelD gives MSQKHPDLEFELQRLDYTKQYMQQLLEVSRRDVKSSQEQIRQSMADLDYLDSSLSYINILTNARFFEMARSQKEGLEAIQQKPYFARIHFRKENEADELLYIGKTSLFHRETQEPIIVDWRSPVANVYYDGRLGALSYKVRDEEFEGYLYSKRQYRIEEGELLDIRDVDLTTNDELLQEALAGKADTRLTEIVSTIQAEQNAIIRANLKQPIIVQGAAGSGKTTIALHRISYFLYTMGENFPADKLMILAPSKLFMDYIADVLPELGVGRICQTTYSEYVLSATGLKLKLMDPDAKLEQLTESDTLDASLLFVTRVKGSLQYREIMQRYVHKLELDMAELFEDVFIEKYRIMKASRLKQLFLKEFSYMPVEKRLDRIKIIVQSDVKRKRKQLMDMLTTKYDAALDKALYGIRDDERRKLKLTRILEERDERLPVIEKEGKTVASAYMRRFKKFNIKKLYRDWLTSSELQKEFADEWSERDRYAFWEAHKKEFWEVEDLAALYYLHAKLRGIADEWKMRVVFIDEVQDYSEFQLASMQDGLETDMFTMVGDLAQGIHSYRSLTSWEPIKALFPRATYTTLQKSYRTTIEIMNLANQVLAQMDEDLPLVEPVVRHGREPKYYEMHELEGGGIQRIYEGIIERGHQSVALICKTRKEAREIFTSLQEFGMSVHLVGDQSGINDNCLLIVPSHLAKGLEFDAVIIAAFDEPFRNHPIDRKLLYVAMTRPMHELHIIGEEGSLC, from the coding sequence ATGTCTCAGAAACATCCTGACTTAGAGTTTGAATTACAGCGCCTTGACTACACCAAACAGTACATGCAGCAATTGTTGGAGGTATCGCGACGTGATGTAAAATCCTCCCAAGAACAGATCCGCCAGTCGATGGCTGATCTGGATTATTTGGATTCAAGTTTAAGCTATATCAACATTTTGACAAACGCTCGATTTTTTGAAATGGCCCGTTCGCAAAAAGAGGGGCTGGAGGCAATTCAGCAGAAGCCCTATTTTGCCCGCATTCATTTTCGAAAAGAGAATGAGGCTGATGAGTTACTCTATATTGGCAAGACTTCTTTATTCCACCGGGAAACGCAGGAACCGATTATCGTCGACTGGCGCTCACCGGTTGCAAATGTCTATTACGACGGGAGACTAGGGGCTCTATCCTATAAAGTGCGAGATGAAGAGTTCGAGGGATATCTCTATTCCAAACGGCAGTATCGAATTGAAGAAGGTGAACTTCTTGATATCCGTGATGTCGATCTTACAACGAATGATGAACTACTTCAGGAAGCCCTTGCTGGCAAGGCGGATACACGGCTGACTGAAATTGTGTCGACGATTCAAGCTGAACAAAATGCAATTATCCGTGCGAATTTGAAACAACCAATTATTGTACAGGGAGCCGCAGGAAGTGGGAAAACAACGATTGCCCTTCACCGTATTTCTTATTTCCTCTATACAATGGGTGAAAACTTTCCTGCTGATAAATTGATGATTTTGGCACCAAGTAAATTATTTATGGATTATATTGCGGATGTGCTTCCCGAACTCGGTGTAGGGCGCATCTGTCAGACGACATATAGCGAATATGTTTTAAGTGCTACAGGATTGAAACTGAAGTTGATGGATCCAGACGCTAAGTTGGAACAGCTTACTGAATCTGACACGCTAGATGCAAGTTTGCTTTTTGTAACACGTGTGAAGGGAAGCCTACAATACCGAGAAATCATGCAACGCTATGTGCATAAGTTGGAACTGGATATGGCTGAGTTATTTGAAGATGTCTTTATTGAAAAATATCGGATTATGAAAGCTTCTCGGTTGAAACAGCTATTTCTAAAAGAGTTTTCGTATATGCCAGTTGAGAAAAGACTGGATAGAATTAAAATTATCGTTCAAAGTGACGTTAAGCGAAAACGAAAACAACTTATGGATATGCTAACGACAAAGTACGACGCGGCACTTGATAAGGCGTTATACGGAATAAGGGATGATGAAAGAAGGAAACTGAAGTTAACAAGAATATTGGAAGAAAGAGATGAAAGACTTCCTGTTATTGAAAAGGAAGGCAAAACGGTTGCGTCAGCCTATATGCGCAGATTCAAAAAGTTCAATATCAAGAAATTATATCGGGACTGGCTAACAAGTAGCGAACTACAAAAGGAATTTGCAGACGAGTGGTCCGAGCGCGACAGATATGCTTTTTGGGAGGCACATAAAAAAGAGTTTTGGGAAGTCGAGGATTTAGCAGCTCTTTATTATTTGCACGCAAAGCTTAGAGGCATTGCAGATGAATGGAAAATGAGGGTTGTTTTCATCGATGAAGTACAGGATTACAGCGAATTCCAGCTTGCTTCAATGCAAGACGGTCTAGAGACGGATATGTTTACAATGGTTGGGGATCTGGCCCAGGGAATTCATAGTTACAGATCATTAACATCATGGGAACCGATAAAGGCACTGTTTCCAAGAGCAACATATACGACACTTCAAAAAAGCTACCGAACGACGATTGAAATAATGAATCTGGCGAATCAAGTTCTTGCACAGATGGATGAAGATCTACCACTTGTAGAACCGGTCGTTCGTCATGGAAGAGAACCGAAGTATTATGAGATGCATGAGTTAGAGGGGGGCGGCATTCAACGTATTTATGAAGGAATTATCGAACGCGGTCATCAATCTGTCGCACTTATTTGTAAAACGCGTAAAGAGGCTAGGGAGATTTTCACCTCTCTGCAGGAGTTTGGAATGTCAGTCCATCTAGTGGGAGATCAATCTGGCATCAATGACAATTGTCTGCTCATTGTTCCAAGCCACTTAGCAAAAGGATTGGAATTTGATGCGGTCATTATCGCCGCTTTCGACGAGCCATTCCGAAATCACCCAATCGACCGAAAGTTACTATACGTAGCAATGACAAGGCCAATGCATGAACTGCATATTATTGGTGAGGAGGGTTCGTTATGCTGA
- a CDS encoding GNAT family N-acetyltransferase, producing MLNFKQFLEIPEHEIIDGILELHESIFKDSKMLVEKIKLKQKILINVAFDQSTVVGYKIGYELDPHKYYSWYGAVHEDYRGKGIATRLLEQQHRFLVESGYKIVQTKTRNSWRNMLILNIKNGFDVVETFADDEGIHRIILEKKLSAN from the coding sequence ATGCTGAACTTTAAACAGTTTTTGGAGATTCCTGAACATGAAATAATTGATGGGATTTTGGAATTACATGAAAGTATTTTCAAAGATTCCAAAATGTTAGTGGAGAAAATAAAATTAAAGCAGAAAATCTTAATAAATGTAGCTTTTGATCAATCAACGGTGGTCGGTTATAAAATTGGTTACGAGCTTGACCCGCATAAGTATTATAGTTGGTACGGGGCAGTTCATGAGGACTACAGAGGAAAAGGAATCGCAACAAGGCTACTGGAACAGCAACATCGCTTTTTAGTTGAGTCGGGTTATAAAATTGTTCAAACAAAGACGAGAAATAGCTGGCGGAATATGCTTATCCTTAATATTAAAAATGGATTTGATGTTGTGGAAACATTCGCGGATGACGAGGGAATTCATAGAATCATATTGGAGAAAAAACTGTCCGCAAACTAA
- the gndA gene encoding NADP-dependent phosphogluconate dehydrogenase yields MTKKQMGVIGLGVMGMNLALNIESKGYSVAVYDYWTDRTDEFSNKEAKDKAIHGSYSIEDLVASLEVPRKILLMVKAGETTDTVIQSLVPHLQQGDILIDGGNTFFKDTNRRAATLKESGIHFIGAGVSGGEEGARNGPSIMPGGSKEAYEQVKPILDAISAKVDGIPCSAYMGLDGAGHYVKMVHNGIEYGDMQLISEAYFIMKHALGLDAQELHEIFSEWNKGELDSYLIEITADIFTKMDEETGKPLIDQILDVAGQKGTGKWTSQNALDLGVSLPIVTESVFARFISSIKGERVAASKLLKGPELKKYVGDPKELIEAIRKALYMSKICSYAQGFAQMRAASEEYDWKIPYGEVAMIFRGGCIIRAQFLQNIKEAFDTNSDLPNLLVDPYFQEIVGDYQNSLREVVAVAIQHGIPIPALSSALAYYDSYRTETLPANLIQAQRDYFGAHTYERLDKEGHFHTEWAITKAQAPGQGRQA; encoded by the coding sequence ATGACTAAGAAACAAATGGGCGTTATTGGTTTGGGCGTAATGGGGATGAACCTTGCGCTAAACATCGAAAGTAAAGGCTATTCGGTAGCTGTCTATGATTATTGGACAGATCGAACAGATGAATTTTCCAACAAAGAAGCGAAAGATAAAGCTATTCATGGTAGCTACAGCATTGAAGATCTAGTCGCTTCGCTAGAAGTCCCACGTAAGATCTTATTAATGGTTAAAGCCGGGGAAACGACAGATACAGTGATCCAGTCCCTTGTCCCTCATCTTCAACAAGGGGATATTCTTATCGATGGAGGAAATACATTCTTTAAAGATACGAATAGACGTGCAGCAACCTTAAAAGAATCAGGCATACATTTCATTGGTGCAGGTGTTTCTGGTGGAGAAGAAGGAGCTCGTAACGGCCCATCGATTATGCCTGGAGGCTCAAAAGAAGCTTACGAACAAGTGAAGCCCATTCTTGATGCTATTTCGGCAAAAGTTGACGGCATTCCCTGCAGTGCATATATGGGCCTTGATGGAGCAGGACATTATGTGAAAATGGTTCATAATGGCATTGAATATGGCGATATGCAACTGATTTCCGAAGCCTATTTCATCATGAAACATGCACTTGGTCTTGATGCGCAGGAGTTGCATGAAATATTTTCAGAATGGAACAAGGGAGAACTCGACAGCTATCTCATTGAAATCACAGCAGATATTTTCACAAAGATGGATGAAGAAACTGGGAAACCGCTCATTGATCAAATTCTAGATGTAGCCGGACAAAAAGGCACAGGAAAATGGACTAGCCAAAATGCGTTAGACTTAGGCGTATCCCTTCCAATCGTCACAGAGTCCGTATTTGCACGATTTATTTCTTCTATTAAGGGAGAGCGCGTTGCAGCAAGTAAACTACTAAAAGGCCCTGAACTGAAAAAGTATGTAGGTGATCCAAAAGAGTTGATTGAAGCGATTCGTAAAGCTTTATATATGAGTAAAATTTGTTCATATGCCCAAGGTTTTGCGCAAATGCGTGCAGCATCTGAGGAGTATGATTGGAAAATCCCTTACGGAGAAGTAGCCATGATTTTCCGTGGAGGATGTATCATTCGTGCCCAGTTCTTACAGAATATCAAAGAGGCATTTGATACTAACAGTGACTTGCCAAACCTTTTAGTTGATCCCTATTTCCAAGAAATAGTAGGAGACTATCAGAATTCGCTTCGCGAAGTAGTAGCCGTAGCCATTCAACATGGGATTCCAATTCCTGCTCTCTCAAGTGCATTGGCTTACTATGATAGTTACCGTACGGAGACATTACCGGCCAATCTTATCCAAGCTCAACGCGATTATTTTGGCGCACATACCTATGAACGCCTGGATAAAGAAGGCCATTTCCATACTGAATGGGCAATAACAAAAGCGCAAGCGCCTGGTCAGGGGCGACAGGCATAA